In the Paramisgurnus dabryanus chromosome 5, PD_genome_1.1, whole genome shotgun sequence genome, one interval contains:
- the LOC135774545 gene encoding protein FAM163B, translating to MTAGTVVITGGILAAIILLTIVTVLCYCRLQYYCCRREESEGGEEEADVTRAPPTPPRRPSPPESPLSLHPFPEYASSNQLLMTAEPFHRNGPLRYPHYRPRRSYSFCPSCSGYLPLYVSPQESLRNGGGRICYGTQEELNLPMDTASFNKLDLFRSVTMQDVLSHHSISTDV from the exons ATGACAGCTGGAACAGTGGTCATCACAGGTGGAATCCTAGCTGCCATCATCTTATTGACTATTGTTACGGTCTTGTGTTACTGTAGACTGCAG TATTACTGCTGTAGAAGGGAGGAGTCGGAGGGAGGGGAGGAGGAGGCAGACGTCACCAGGGCACCTCCAACTCCACCACGTCGACCGAGCCCACCCGAGAGTCCGCTGAGTCTTCATCCCTTCCCTGAATACGCCTCCTCCAATCAGCTTCTAATGACTGCCGAGCCTTTCCACCGTAATGGACCGCTCCGGTATCCTCACTACAGACCCAGGCGCTCCTACTCTTTCTGCCCGTCCTGTTCTGGATATCTGCCGCTTTACGTGAGCCCTCAGGAGAGCCTCCGTAATGGAGGCGGCAGGATCTGCTACGGGACTCAAGAGGAGTTGAACCTGCCGATGGACACGGCCAGCTTCAACAAGCTGGACCTGTTTCGCTCGGTTACCATGCAGGATGTTCTGTCCCATCACAGCATCAGCACCGATGTGTAG